Proteins encoded within one genomic window of Panicum virgatum strain AP13 chromosome 1N, P.virgatum_v5, whole genome shotgun sequence:
- the LOC120655422 gene encoding uncharacterized protein LOC120655422, protein MARLGDLCTRPDDDFLFVPSSVDLEKEVEEWEGTALVVMAMSAPASTGVREVEAVVLDEMCLHRGAVVVSRHQPEPFLLKFSDHRRAEEATRMKCFRHHGVILNVRPWRSLSAALGAAMFFRVRLRLEGVPMHAWSPDIVEKLIGRNCALEYIDTNLLHLDDTRTIDLGAWTPNPSRIPKRMWLIFTNRSAGGPSFSVSASPLERWQRGTKYGVLLHLEWIYDYTNASSEPYGGAQAIPEPEKRELPWERGVVDGALAAPAAFPPFNVPPPVWTVRQDRDDISRRSFKGGQHDKNREANGGERHRQPRYNNDHPDRTWECRWRGDRDDASGRSRSTGSASAPLRYATGGSSKVVGARGLCRTRRSPLLADLPLWISGSYKKPS, encoded by the coding sequence ATGGCTCGCCTGGGGGATCTCTGCACCAGGCCTGACGACGACTTCCTCTTCGTGCCGTCCTCCGTTGATTTGGAAAAGGAGGTCGAAGAGTGGGAGGGCACCGCTCTGGTCGTCATGGCCATGAGCGCGCCGGCTTCCACAGGTGTGCGGGAGGTCGAGGCGGTCGTCCTCGACGAGATGTGCCTGCATCGCGGGGCGGTCGTGGTGTCTAGGCACCAGCCGGAGCCCTTCCTGCTGAAGTTCTccgaccaccgccgcgccgaggaagccaccaggATGAAGTGCTTCCGTCACCATGGAGTCATCCTCAACGTCCGTCCGTGGCGCAGTCtgtcggcggcgctgggcgcggcAATGTTCTTCAGGGTGCGCCTCCGTCTGGAAGGGGTGCCGATGCATGCCTGGTCGCCAGACATTGTCGAGAAGCTGATTGGGCGGAACTGCGCCCTGGAGTACATCGACACCAACCTGCTGCATCTGGACGACACCAGGACCATCGACTTGGGGGCTTGGACCCCCAACCCGAGCAGGATCCCGAAGCGGATGTGGCTGATCTTCACCAATCGCTCCGCTGGGGGGCCCTCCTTCTCCGTCTCTGCCTCCCCACTCGAGCGATGGCAGAGGGGCACCAAGTATGGGGTGTTGCTACACCTGGAGTGGATCTACGACTACACCAACGCCTCCTCTGAGCCCTACGGCGGCGCCCAGGCGATTCCGGAGCCGGAGAAGCGCGAGCTGCCGTGGGAACGGGGGGTAGTTGACGGCGCACTCGCCGCGCCTGCTGCGTTCCCGCCCTTCAACGTGCCTCCCCCTGTCTGGACAGTGCGCCAGGACAGGGACGACATCTCCCGCCGAAGCTTCAAGGGCGGACAGCACGACAAGAACCGCGAGGCAAATGGCGGCGAGCGCCACCGCCAACCACGGTACAACAACGACCACCCGGACCGCACTTGGGAATGCCGGTGGAGGGGCGACCGTGATGATGCGTCGGGCAGGAGCCGGTCCACAGGGAGCGCGAGCGCTCCCCTCCGCTACGCCACTGGGGGGAGCAGCAAGGTGGTAGGCGCAAGGGGGCTGTGCCGGACGAGAAGGAGCCCTTTGCTCGCCGACCTCCCACTCTGGATCTCAGGCAGCTACAAGAAGCCGAGCTGA